The following proteins are co-located in the Eublepharis macularius isolate TG4126 chromosome 5, MPM_Emac_v1.0, whole genome shotgun sequence genome:
- the DIRAS1 gene encoding GTP-binding protein Di-Ras1, producing MPEQSNDYRVVVFGAGGVGKSSLVLRFVKGTFRDTYIPTIEDTYRQVISCDKSVCTLQITDTTGSHQFPAMQRLSISKGHAFILVFSITSKQSLEELKPIYQQIVQIKGTVESIPIMLVGNKCDETQREVETKEGEAVAKEWKCAFMETSAKMNYNVKELFQELLNLEKRRNMSLNIDGKRSNKQKRTDKIKGKCSLM from the coding sequence ATGCCAGAACAAAGTAATGATTACCGTGTGGTGGTCTTCGGTGCTGGAGGTGTGGGGAAGAGCTCTCTGGTCTTGCGCTTTGTTAAGGGCACTTTCCGAGACACTTATATCCCGACGATCGAGGACACCTACAGGCAGGTCATCAGCTGCGACAAGAGCGTCTGTACCTTGCAGATCACGGACACCACCGGGAGCCACCAGTTCCCGGCTATGCAGCGCCTCTCCATCTCCAAAGGCCATGCCTTCATTCTGGTCTTCTCCATCACCAGCAAGCAATCCCTGGAGGAGCTAAAGCCCATCTACCAGCAGATTGTGCAGATCAAAGGCACTGTGGAGAGCATCCCTATTATGCTGGTGGGAAACAAGTGCGACGAGACGCAGCGTGAGGTGGAGACGAAAGAGGGCGAGGCAGTGGCCAAGGAGTGGAAGTGCGCCTTCATGGAGACGTCAGCCAAGATGAACTACAATGTCAAAGAGCTCTTCCAAGAGCTGCTCAACCTAGAGAAGAGAAGGAACATGAGCCTCAATATCGACGGCAAGAGGTCCAACAAGCAGAAGAGGACAGACAAAATCAAGGGGAAGTGCAGTCTTATGTGA